From Dehalococcoidia bacterium, a single genomic window includes:
- a CDS encoding HIT domain-containing protein: MGEKPPGCLLCMKPQSPVASDRENYILYRGETCYIMLNLFPYTNGHLMIAPYRHEASMERLDDKSLYEMIALTRAGIAALTRALSPAGYNIGMNMGRVAGAGIADHLHMHVVPRWEGDANFVSVLAETRLIPEDLDTTYDTLLPILAEQISR, translated from the coding sequence TTGGGTGAAAAACCGCCAGGTTGCTTGCTCTGCATGAAACCGCAGAGCCCTGTAGCGAGTGATAGGGAAAACTATATCCTCTATCGGGGCGAAACTTGCTACATTATGCTCAATCTCTTCCCCTATACCAACGGTCACCTGATGATCGCTCCCTACCGGCATGAGGCGAGTATGGAGCGTTTGGATGATAAATCGCTCTATGAAATGATCGCTCTCACCCGGGCCGGCATTGCTGCGCTGACCAGAGCCCTATCGCCCGCGGGCTATAATATCGGCATGAACATGGGAAGGGTTGCCGGGGCGGGCATCGCCGACCACCTTCATATGCATGTGGTGCCCAGGTGGGAGGGGGATGCAAATTTTGTGTCAGTATTAGCTGAGACCAGACTGATTCCGGAGGATCTTGATACTACCTACGATACACTGCTTCCCATCCTGGCTGAGCAGATATCCCGGTGA
- a CDS encoding NAD(P)/FAD-dependent oxidoreductase, with protein MYDAIIVGAGPTGSYIAHRLASLGHRIVVFEEHEHIGEPMNCTGIIGAECVEHFPLFDGMVLREVSSARLFSPSRKELRLERDSVQAYTIDRAAFDRSLAEKAQGQGAHYITGSRVTDVAVLNHHVRVKTKDQKTCDAKTAVIASGLNSPIPHKLGLGRVGDLVMGAQAEVSYHCGNGEGQHGEKSDLEVYFGQGMAPGFFAWFVPTAPKRALVGLFSRRKPGDYLRTLLVTLSEQGRIASPRAEITYRGIPLKPLPKTYLKRVVVVGDAAGQVKPTTGGGVYYGLLCAEAAVDTLHQALATDTFSEKLFSSYQKAWQERIGWELQIGYFARCLYERLSDRQIDQLFHLTMLNGIHESLLRSPDISFDWHGKAIIKGLNYLGPWHELFSQGGKD; from the coding sequence TTGTATGATGCAATAATAGTGGGCGCAGGCCCTACCGGAAGCTACATCGCTCACCGCCTGGCGAGCCTGGGGCATAGGATAGTTGTTTTCGAGGAGCACGAGCATATCGGTGAGCCAATGAACTGCACCGGGATTATCGGGGCGGAGTGCGTCGAGCACTTCCCCCTCTTCGATGGCATGGTTTTGAGGGAGGTAAGCTCAGCCAGGCTATTCAGCCCCTCAAGGAAGGAGCTAAGGCTGGAGCGGGATAGCGTTCAAGCCTATACTATCGATCGTGCTGCCTTCGACCGCTCTCTCGCCGAGAAAGCTCAAGGGCAAGGAGCTCACTACATTACAGGTAGCAGGGTGACGGATGTAGCAGTTTTGAATCACCATGTCAGGGTTAAAACGAAGGATCAAAAAACCTGCGATGCCAAGACTGCAGTCATTGCCAGCGGACTAAACTCCCCAATCCCCCATAAGCTAGGTTTAGGTAGGGTGGGCGACCTTGTCATGGGGGCTCAGGCTGAGGTGAGCTACCATTGTGGTAATGGGGAAGGTCAGCATGGTGAAAAGAGCGATTTAGAGGTCTATTTCGGGCAGGGGATGGCTCCCGGGTTTTTTGCCTGGTTTGTGCCCACCGCCCCAAAACGGGCGCTGGTTGGGCTCTTCTCTCGAAGAAAACCGGGCGACTACCTCAGGACGCTTCTGGTCACGCTTTCTGAGCAGGGCAGGATAGCATCACCCCGGGCCGAGATCACCTACAGAGGCATTCCGCTAAAGCCGCTGCCTAAAACCTATCTGAAAAGGGTGGTCGTAGTAGGAGATGCCGCAGGACAGGTGAAACCAACCACCGGCGGCGGGGTGTATTATGGCCTGCTGTGTGCCGAGGCGGCCGTCGATACCTTGCACCAGGCACTCGCCACCGATACCTTCTCCGAAAAGCTCTTCTCCAGCTATCAAAAGGCGTGGCAGGAGAGGATCGGGTGGGAGTTGCAGATTGGCTACTTCGCCCGCTGCCTATACGAGAGGCTTTCTGACCGCCAGATCGATCAGTTGTTTCACCTCACTATGTTAAATGGAATCCATGAATCACTGCTCCGGTCACCTGATATATCCTTTGACTGGCACGGCAAGGCCATTATAAAGGGTCTAAATTATCTGGGACCATGGCACGAACTTTTCAGTCAGGGAGGGAAGGATTGA
- a CDS encoding NAD-dependent epimerase/dehydratase family protein, with protein MKILVTGGAGFIGSHLVDALIERGNEVVVVDNLSTGCRENVNPQTKLYELNIGDQGLAEVFERERPDIICHHAAQIDLRRSVTEPLFDAQENILGSLNVIVNSVHYRVAKFIYASSGGAIYGEPQSLPVDENHPINPVSQYGVSKHTVEHYLHLYALQYGINYVVLRYANVYGARQNPFGEAGVVAIFARQMLGGKQPTIFGPGNKTRDYTHVSDVVAANLLATERGTNAICNIGTGVETSDQEIYDAVAEAVGYDDPPLYTSVRPGEVQRMCLDWSRAEQELGWRPTLSLKEGIIKTVGYFKAQA; from the coding sequence TTGAAGATACTGGTTACAGGAGGAGCGGGTTTTATCGGCTCCCACCTGGTTGATGCCTTAATTGAGCGGGGCAATGAAGTGGTGGTGGTGGATAACCTGTCCACCGGATGCCGAGAGAATGTCAATCCACAAACCAAGCTCTATGAGCTAAACATAGGTGACCAGGGGCTGGCGGAGGTCTTTGAGCGGGAAAGGCCGGATATTATATGCCATCACGCCGCGCAAATAGACCTCAGGAGATCGGTTACCGAGCCGCTCTTCGATGCCCAGGAGAACATTCTGGGCAGCCTCAATGTCATCGTTAACTCGGTTCACTACAGGGTGGCGAAGTTTATCTATGCCTCCTCAGGTGGGGCAATCTATGGCGAGCCACAGTCTTTGCCCGTTGACGAAAATCACCCCATAAATCCTGTCTCACAATACGGGGTCTCCAAGCATACCGTGGAGCACTACCTACACTTATATGCCCTCCAATATGGGATCAACTACGTGGTGCTCAGATACGCTAATGTTTATGGTGCCAGGCAGAACCCCTTTGGCGAGGCCGGGGTAGTCGCCATATTCGCTCGCCAGATGCTCGGAGGAAAGCAGCCCACCATATTCGGACCGGGTAATAAGACCCGGGACTATACCCACGTCTCCGATGTTGTAGCAGCCAATCTCCTGGCTACGGAGCGGGGGACAAATGCTATTTGCAATATTGGTACCGGAGTAGAGACCTCGGACCAGGAGATCTACGATGCCGTCGCTGAGGCAGTTGGATACGATGACCCCCCGCTTTACACCTCAGTTCGCCCTGGGGAGGTTCAACGTATGTGCCTCGACTGGAGCAGGGCAGAGCAGGAGCTGGGCTGGCGCCCCACGCTATCACTGAAGGAAGGGATCATTAAAACGGTGGGCTATTTCAAGGCGCAAGCGTAA
- a CDS encoding MarC family protein, which translates to MVYSYPESFIFTFIPLFIVIDALGTLPFVISSSEDMSTPERKRMIHIAMITAALVGFTFLFFGQFILNVLDISIGSFAIAGGFILLVLSIKYMTTGRMVELIKEEMVAIVPIGTPLTVGPATITTLLLLATQFPLYIVVISFILNLFIAWLIFLLSNHIIRFMGQGGIEAISRVFSLLLAAIAVSMVINGLYLLGIIETAD; encoded by the coding sequence ATGGTGTACAGCTATCCTGAATCCTTCATATTTACTTTTATTCCCCTGTTCATCGTTATAGATGCTTTGGGGACTTTGCCATTTGTTATCTCTTCGAGTGAGGATATGTCCACGCCTGAGAGAAAGAGGATGATTCATATTGCCATGATTACTGCGGCCCTTGTAGGTTTTACCTTTTTATTCTTTGGGCAATTTATATTGAACGTTCTGGACATATCTATAGGCTCTTTTGCGATTGCAGGTGGATTTATCCTGCTAGTTCTTTCCATTAAGTATATGACAACAGGTCGGATGGTAGAGTTAATCAAAGAGGAAATGGTAGCTATTGTACCGATCGGAACGCCTTTAACGGTTGGTCCAGCGACGATTACTACATTACTACTCCTCGCAACTCAATTCCCTCTATATATTGTCGTGATCTCATTTATTCTAAATCTCTTCATAGCTTGGTTAATATTCCTACTCAGTAATCATATTATTAGGTTCATGGGACAGGGAGGAATAGAGGCGATCTCCCGGGTATTTAGCCTGTTGCTTGCTGCTATCGCAGTGAGTATGGTTATTAACGGGCTATACTTACTAGGCATAATAGAAACCGCGGATTAG
- a CDS encoding glucose 1-dehydrogenase: MELGLKGKTVIITGGASNIGRGITLCFAKEGTNLVIADLDEKQAGKVAEEVETFGSKAIAVKTDVTDYADVEAMVKKTIDEFGAVDVLINNVGWDLQQLFIDTTPDFWDKVIAINYRSVLNCTKAVLGHMIERNRGVILSTGSDAGRIGEFREAVYGGTKGAVIAFTKAVAREVGRYNVRLNVVCPGVTIPKAEDEYGEESGWKLSRSFFTDEIKGKIIKAYPLRRLGTSEDIGNAMVFLASDAANFITGQTLSASGGYSMM, encoded by the coding sequence ATGGAACTGGGACTAAAGGGAAAGACCGTGATCATCACTGGTGGGGCGTCTAATATCGGGCGCGGAATTACCCTGTGCTTTGCTAAAGAGGGCACTAATCTCGTGATCGCCGACCTTGATGAAAAACAGGCCGGCAAGGTGGCAGAGGAAGTCGAGACCTTTGGAAGCAAGGCTATTGCAGTGAAGACTGATGTCACTGACTACGCTGATGTGGAAGCGATGGTTAAGAAGACAATAGATGAATTCGGTGCGGTGGATGTTCTGATAAATAACGTGGGCTGGGACCTGCAGCAACTCTTTATCGATACAACGCCAGATTTCTGGGACAAGGTAATAGCTATCAACTATCGGAGCGTGCTGAACTGCACCAAGGCGGTGCTGGGCCACATGATAGAGCGCAATAGGGGTGTCATCCTAAGCACAGGCTCCGATGCGGGGCGCATCGGTGAGTTTCGAGAGGCAGTCTACGGGGGCACTAAGGGCGCGGTTATCGCATTTACCAAGGCAGTTGCCCGGGAGGTTGGCCGCTACAATGTGCGGCTTAACGTCGTATGTCCCGGAGTTACCATCCCTAAGGCCGAAGATGAGTATGGTGAGGAAAGTGGTTGGAAGCTCTCTCGTAGTTTCTTCACCGATGAGATAAAGGGAAAGATCATCAAGGCTTACCCGCTGCGCCGACTGGGTACATCAGAGGACATCGGCAATGCAATGGTATTTCTGGCATCGGATGCCGCCAACTTTATCACTGGCCAAACACTCAGCGCAAGTGGCGGATATTCCATGATGTAG